TGCCCCAGGATGTTTTATTGGACGGAGCTTGTATCCTTGTTGGAGGCGCTTTTTTGCTAACGCCCGGTTTTATTACGGACACCTTAGGTTTTATATTATTAATCCCAGGATCGCGTGCTCCTATTAAGCTCTTTTTAAGACGGTTGATTACTAAAATGATGGAAAAAGGGAGCATAACTATATACAGGAGGTAGAGGCTTGGCTGGCACCAGCTTCAAGCCTCTTTAACCTTTAATAAAACGCCAAATCTCACCAAGAACTTCGGTTTTATGGAGAGTCTTTATGAAGGCGATGGCCACCGGGCTTAACAACATTCCATAGATTCCCCACAATTGAAACCCTAAAAACAATCCGATCAAAAGAAGGACGGGGGAACACCAAAATGATCCGCTAATAACTTAGGTTCGAGTAATTGACGAACGATGACGAGCACCATGTAGAGCATGGCGAGTCCAATTGTGATATCGAAATTTCCGGAAAAAAACTCAAATAGAATCCAGGGGACGAAAATAATGCCTGTCCCAATGTAAGGAAGCAGGTCTACTGCTCCAGTGACCATCGCTAAGGACAGCGGATGAGGATGTTTCATAACAAGCAGTCCGAAAAATACTATGACGAAAGATACGGCTATTAGGATCATTTGCGCTTTGATCATGCCTCTGACAGTTCTTTTCAAATCTTCGTAAATCTTTTCACCTGTCTTTTGTATCGTTGCTGGAAGCAGCTGTCGAACAGCAGTTATGATTTTCTCCCAGTCTTTGCAAAAGAAGAATGTTGCCAAAACAGCGATAAACATCGTAGATAGAGAGTTTGGAATGGTGATAATCCCTTTAGTCAATCCTTCAAGTATCGTTTGCGCAAATGAGGACAGAGTGGAGCTGACTTTAGAGCTGAGCATTTCAAGAGAAGTCTCCACCGAATGCTTCTGAGCAGCATTTAGCGAATGTAAAAAGTTCTCGAGCTGCCTGACAGCCGGCGTAACTAGTTTTGTAATTCCATCAATCAGTTGATTAATTAAAGCTGGAAAGTCCAAAGCTGCTTCTCCAGCTGCGTACTGTATTCCTTTCACAAGTTCTGCTACGATTAATAACGCGATCCCGCCAATAAATGAAATGCCAAGCAGCATTAACAAAACTACTGCCAGCCATCTTGGGAGCCGCATTCTCACCTCTAAAATTTTTACAAATGGATGCAGAATCCAGGCAAATAATAGAGCAAATAAGAAAGGATAGAGATAGTTCCAGGAAAAATATACGAACGTACCTGAGAGAATTACACAGACCAGCACAACTAAAAAACGAAGTGCTTGATAAAAGACATGCTTGTCCACAAATCACCTCTCCTTCCTTCTCTACATGTATATGCGGCTGTACGGAGATTCTGCTTCACAGATTTCGTGCTTTGTCCTCGATTTCGCTGCAATGTACGACTTTTTCGCTGAGAATTTGATAAATATCCCTAATATTAACCGGTTTCAATTCACATTCAAGTCAGAATACTTTATAATTGTTCGTGGGGATAATTTCATGATTAAATGATAGGATCTTTTAAAGCGTTTTCTCTTTAATTTATTAAATGAGAAACTTAAAGTACCATTTTCACAAAGGAGAGATTGTATGTCATCAACTAAAGGACTTGAAGGAATAACAGCAACTGAATCATCGATCAGTTCAATAATTAACGATAAACTCACGTATGTCGGGTATGATATCGATGATCTTGCTCAAAATTCCAGCTTTGAAGAAGTAGTTTTCCTTCTTTGGAATTTAAAGCTTCCAAATAAAGAAGAATTAAATGAATTTAAAACAGAACTGATAAATAATATGGAGATTCCCAAAGAGGTGATCGACCATTTAAAATCCTATGATTTATCTACGGTCCACCCGATGGCTGCCTTGAGAACAACTGTTTCCATGCTGGGCTTGTTCGATTCAGAAGCCGATGTTATGGAATTGGAAGCGAATAAACGCAAAGCTTTGCGTCTGCAGGCAAAGATCCCTACAGTGGTGACTGCATTTGCTCGGATCCGTAACGGAAAAGAACCTGTATCACCTAAAAAAGACCTTAGTTTTGCAGCAAACTTTCTTTATATGCTGAATGGCAAAGAGCCTGAAGACATTGAAGTGGAAGCTTTTAATAAAGCACTAGTTCTTCATGCAGACCACGAGTTGAATGCCTCTACATTTACTGCACGCGTATGTGTGGCTACACTTTCCGACGTTTACTCTGGAGTCACAGCGGCAATCAGTGCATTAAAAGGCCCTCTTCATGGGGAGCTAATGAACGTGTCATGCAGATGCTGACTGAAATCGGCTCTGTGGAAAACGCGGTTCCTGCTATTGAAAAGAAACTTGAAAATAAAGAAAAAATCATGGGGATGGGCCACCGTGTTTATCGTCAAGGGGATCCTCGTGCTAAACATTTGAAGGAAATGTCCCGTGAGTTAACAGAGCTTACCGGCCATTCAAAGTACTACGATATGTCTGTGAAAATTGAAGACTATATCAAAGAAAACAAAGGATTGCCTGCGAATGTGGATTTCTATTCCGCTTCTGTGTATCACAGCCTAGGCATTGATCACGATATTTTCACTCCGATTTTTGCTGTCAGCCGTGTATCTGGTTGGTTAGCTCATATTCTAGAACAGTACGATAACAACCGCTTGATTCGTCCTCGTGCAGAATATGTAGGACCAAAAGGACAGACGTACACTCCGATTGATGAACGTTAAAATCAATCGGGTTTTTCGTTGTACTTTTTATTGCTGTTAAATTAAAGTATGATAGTAGAGGATGATCCATCCCACAGGACTTAGAAACGAATTTTTTAGGAGGGTTTATTTTGACACAAGCTCAAAAGATCACAGTAGAACAAAACGGAAATTTAATTACACCTGATCGTCCAATTATCCCTTACATTGAAGGAGATGGAATTGGACCGGATATCTGGGCTGCTGCCAGCCGCGTTATTGAAGCAGCCGTTGATAAAGCCTATAATGGCCAAAAATCCATAGAATGGAAAGAAGTACTTGCAGGTCAAAAAGCTTATGATAAAACTGGTGAGTGGCTTCCTGGTGAAACACTTGATACGATTCGGGAGTACAAAATTGCTATTAAAGGCCCGCTTACTACACCAATCGGCGGAGGAATCCGCTCCTTAAACGTAGCACTGCGTCAGGAACTTGATTTGTTCACATGCCTGCGTCCAGTTCGTTATTTTGATGGTGTACCCTCTCCTGTTAAGCATCCGGAAGACACTGATATGGTCATTTTCCGTGAAAATACGGAGGATATTTATGCAGGAATTGAATGGCAGAAAGGCACACCTGAAGTGAAGAAAGTGATTGAATTTCTTCAAAATGAAATGGGTGTACATAACATCCGTTTCCCTGAAACCTCTGGGATCGGTGTGAAACCAGTATCCGAAGAAGGAACAAAACGCCTTGTGCGAGCAGCCATCGATTATGCATTAAACGAAGGGCGCCGCAACGTTACACTTGTTCATAAAGGAAATATTATGAAGTTTACTGAAGGTGCGTTTAAAGCTTGGGGTTATGAAGTGGCTGAAGAGGAGTACGGAGACAAAGTATTTACTTGGCGCGAATATGACCGTATCGTTGAAGAAGAAGGAAAAGATGCGGCAAATAAAGCTCAAGATAAAGCGGAAGCGGAAGGTAAAATCATTGTGAAAGATGCGATTGCCGATATCTTCCTGCAGCAGATTCTTACTCGTCCGAAAGAATTTGATGTGGTGGCAACTATGAACTTGAATGGTGATTATGTTTCAGATGCACTTGCAGCTCAGGTTGGCGGAATCGGCATTGCGCCTGGAGCGAACATTAACTCAGAAAGCGGCCACGCCATTTTTGAAGCTACTCATGGTACAGCCCCTAAATATGCAGGAATGGATAAAGTTAATCCTTCTTCTGTTATTCTTTCCGGTGTGCTTATGCTTGAACACCTTGGCTGGAGAGAAGCAGCCGGATTAATTTCAAAAGCCATGGATAAAACTATCGGAAGCAAAACCGTCACGTACGACTTTGCACGTATGATGGATGGCGCAACGGAAGTGAAATGTTCTGAATTTGGTGATGCTTTGATCAAAAACATGGACTGATCCGTTTGAGAAAGGAGTTTACAAAATGGCAATTCAGAGAAGTAAAATCTCAGTAATCGGTGCGGGCTTTACAGGGGCAACGACGGCCCTAATGGCTGCTCAAAAGGAATTGGGCGATGTAGTGTTAGTCGATATTCCTGACCAGGAAGATCCTACAAAAGGTAAAGCTTTGGACATGCTGGAAGCAAGTCCTGTCCAAGGCTTTGATGCTAAAGTTAAAGGTACCTCTAATTATGAAGATACCAAGGACTCCGATCTTGTTATCATTACTGCAGGAATAGCAAGAAAACCTGGGATGAGCCGGGACGACCTTGTCAGCACCAACTCCAAAATTATGAAGAGTGTTACGAAAGAAATTGTCAAGTATTCTCCAGACTGCTACATCATCGTTCTTACAAATCCGGTTGATGCCATGACGTATTCTGTATTCCAAGAAGCAGGACTACCGAAAAACCGTGTGATAGGTCAATCGGGTGTGCTGGATACAGCACGTTTCCGTACATTCGTTGCAGAAGAATTGAACGTATCGATTAAAGATGTCACCGGCTTTGTTTTAGGCGGACACGGGGACGATATGGTTCCATTAGTACGCTATTCTTTTGCCGGAGGTATCCCGCTGGAAAAATTAATCTCCAAAGATCGTTTAGATGCAATTGTTGAGCGGACTCGTAAAGGCGGAGGAGAAATCGTAGGACTGCTGGGGAACGGAAGTGCATACTATGCACCAGCCGCTTCACTTGTCCAAATGGCTGAGGCTATTTTGAAAGATCAGCGCCGGATTCTCCCGGCTATCGCTTACCTTGAAGGTGAATACGGCTATGAGGGAATTTATTTAGGCGTTCCTACTATCCTGGGCGGAAATGGAATTGAAGAAGTTATTGAACTGGAACTAACAGAGGAAGAGAGAAACCAGCTGGATAAATCTGCAGACTCTGTTAAAAACGTTCTAAATGTATTAAAATAGAAATGAGAGAGGTTCGAGGGCTGGTCCTCGAATCTTTTTTCATAACCAGAGTAAACGCTTACAAGGGGTGAGAGTATGCTGGGCAAGAAAAGGAAATTAGGAAAAAAGATTCAAGATTTACAAATAGGAGAAACCTTCACTACATCTTTTACGGTAGAAGATAGGGACTTGCTTATGTACCTTGGTCTCACAGATGACGCAAATCCTCTATACGTGCAGCATGATTATGCTTCGCAGACACCGTTTAAACGACCTATAGTTCCAACTGTAATGGTATTTGGAATGGTTTCTTCTATCGTTTCTATGCATCTGCCCGGACCGGGAAGTCATATACAGAATAGTGATCTGACCTATCCTAAACCAGTCTACCATTATGCGGAAGTCCGCTTTAATGTAGAAGTTAAGGAGATCAGCCAAGAAGATCATAGCGTTTCTCTTAGTGTGAATGGGTATGATGAGGAAGGCGACCAAATTATTAAAGGGACTTTAATTGTACAGCCGCCTTATGAACCAAAGTCCATGAATGCGAGTTCCCTTGAAAATTTTTACTAATAGGACCACGGAAAGGGGTTCTCAGATTTTTGAGAAACCCCTTTTGTTTTTAGTTATGGAAGGATCAACAGGAAAGTCTCCGATTAATCCGAACAATAGTTGAAGATATCACTTCACTACTCTGCTTCTCTCCTTTCTCTTTTCCTCAAATGCTCTCCCTGTCAGCCTGACAAACAGGTTTTTCTTCCATATTACTGACGAACAATAGAAGGCTATTTTCATTAATTTTCTATAAAAATTTCTTTGCTTACCCATACTAAGTAAAGAAGATGATTATTAAAATTAAGTAAAACTTGTAAAGATACGTATTCAAATTGTTAAGTTCATTGTATTATGAAGATATTATGTTGTCTGAGGTGATTGGAATGATGCAAAAAGTACTTATAGTTGACGATGAAGAATCGATCGTTACATTACTAAAATATAATATTGACCAGGCTGGGTATGAAACAGATGTAGCTTATAACGGAACAGACGCTTTAGAAAAAGCTTCTTCAAATAACTATAATCTCGTAGTATTGGATGTCATGCTGCCTGGGATGGATGGCATGGAAGTCTGTAAGCAGCTTCGTCAAAAACAAGTGGATACTCCAATATTGATGCTTACTGCAAAAGATGATGAGTTTGATAAAGTACTTGGATTAGAACTTGGAGCAGACGACTATTTGACCAAGCCGTTTAGTCCAAGGGAAGTGGTTGCCCGTATTAAAGCGATCCTTAGAAGAATGCATCGGGAACCAGTAGAGGAAGAAGAAACGCATATACAAATAGCGGACTTATCTATTTATCCTGAACAGTACGAAGCAACAATTAAAGGAGAGCCTCTTACTTTTACTCCTAAAGAATTTGAGCTTCTTCTCTATTTAGCCCAAAATATCGGACGGGTTCTATCAAGAGACCAGCTTCTGAGCGCTGTGTGGAATTATGATTTTGCCGGAGATACACGTATCGTAGATGTCCATGTCAGTCATTTACGGGAAAAGATTGAACCGGATACAAAGAAACCAACGTATATCAAAACAATCCGCGGGCTCGGATATAAGATGGAGGATCCGAAGTAAATGAAATCCAACACACGGCCTTTGCTCACGTACACGATCCTTGTAGCAGTCGTGATAATGGGCCTTGGGGTTTTGCTCGCTCAGCTTACTCGTAATTATTTCGTTAATATATTTGAAGAGCGAATTGAAGCAGAGAGCCAGTATTTTGCCACTTATATGGAACGGTATGAACAAGAAGGCGAGCTTAACAAAAAAGAATTGTATGATCTCAGTAAGCAGCTGAACACTGGAATGGTGTTTATTTCAAATGATGGCGAGATTCTTGCTGATACGGTAAGTGCTGTACCTGTTGTAACAGAGAACGAGAAAGATAAAATACTTACCCGTGTGAAAACGAATAATACTTCGGCTCGAGAAGGCGAGCTGATCGATAGTGTTTTCTATTATCCTCTTCCCATTGATCTAAATAATATTGATGGTACCCTGATTCTGCTTTCACGGGTTCATTCCCTGACCAATATTACCAAAAATATTTGGCTGCTCATCGGATTTACACTTGTGCTTGGATTATTGGTCATCCTCATTATAGGCTACAATATATTTTCTAAATTTATTCGGCCGATTCGTTCGGCAGCAGATGTGGCTACTGAACTTGCAAAAGGGAATTACAAAGCACGTACCTACGAAGGCCACTTTGGAGAAGCCGGGCAGTTAAGCCGAGCGATAAACATACTCGCTCGTAATCTCCAGGAGATGACCAGCAAGAAAGGGATGCAGGAAAGCCAATTAGAAGCCGTCATCAATAATATGGGAAACGGACTTGTACTCATTGATGAAAAAGGATATATCCTTCTAGTAAACCGGGCGTTTCTCGAAAGCTTCGGTGGCGAAGCTCAGCAGTACATCGGACATTTGTATCACGAATCCATACCCTTTACTACGATTCATGAGACCATCCAAAAAATTTATATGTTTGAAGAGACCCTAAGTGAAACATTTGTTCTTCCGCTTGGAATTGACCGTAAGCATTTAGAAGTTACCGGAGCCCCATTTTTAACAGTCGAAGAAAATGGAAGGGAGTCGTACTTGTTTTTCACGACATTACGGATCTCAAAAGGCTGGAACAAATGAGAAAAGATTTTGTGGCCAACGTTTCCCATGAATTAAAAACACCGATCACATCGATACGAGGCTTTTCTGAAACTCTTCTGGATGGGGCAATGAATGATGAAGCTATGCTTGAGCAGTTTCTTCATATTATTCTAAAAGAGAGTGGCAGGCTTCAATCTTTAATTCAGGACTTACTGGAGCTGTCAAAGCTTGAGCGTGAGGATTTTCATTTAACCATTGAAAAAGTGGAGATCCAGAAACTGCTTCAAGACCTCCTCCCGATTGTCGAACAGCATGCAGAACAAAAAGGAGTTATTTTAACTGCTGAAGTAGAGGGACAAACAATGATTGAAGGGGATTCAAGCCGTCTCAAGCAGGTTTTCATGAATTTGCTAACCAATGCAGTGAATTATACTTTTAAGGAAGGTAAAGTTCATCTGAAATTTGTAGAAAAAGAGGGACGGATCGTCATTTCTGTTTCAGATAATGGAGTAGGAATTCCTGAAGAGGAAATTTCAAGGATTTTTGAAAGATTTTATCGTGTGGATAAGGCTAGAAGCCGTAATTCCGGGGGACTGGATTAGGTCTTGCTATTGTGAAGCACATCGTTGAAGCCCACCATGGAGAAATTCATGTGGAAAGTATGGTAGATGAAGGTACTACTTTTCACGTGGAATTACCAAAGACCTTTACAGAATCTTAATCTCATGTTTAATAGGAATTTATACTCCTTTGTTAGGATTTTTATGAAACCCTTTCATCCAAGGTGTTTTCTCTATTTTGCAGAAGCTGACTCAGCTTCTGCTTTTTTTTGTCTTACGAAGGCATTTGAAATCATTGGGCATAAACGATAAAAGTTAGTTCTTCGTCTGATGCTTCCAGGAGTGTCTTTTTTCCTCTTTTATTGAATCATGGTAGAATGGTGAAAAAGGTGTATGTGAGTGAAATTCCAGTGGGTTTGCTTTATACGCTTCTGTAGAACGAAGAGGAGTGATAGCTATGGCTGAAAAATTGGTATTAATTGATGGAAATAGTATTGCGTACCGGGCATTTTTTGCACTGCCCCTGTTAAATAACGATAAAGGTGTCTATACAAATGCGGTGTATGGCTTTACGACCATTCTTTTAAAAGTTCTTGAAGAAGATAATCCGGACCACATATTAGTTGCATTTGACGCGGGGAAAACAACTTTCCGCCACGCTACTTACAAAGAATATAAAGGGGGAAGACAAAAAACCCCGCCTGAACTTTCCGAGCAATTTCCAGTATTAAAGGAGGTCCTTGATGCCTTCAGTGTCCCGCACTATCAATTAGAGCAATATGAAGCAGATGATATCATTGGAACGCTTGCTACGAAAGCGGATGACGAAGGCTATGAAGTCAAGGTGATTTCTGGAGATAAGGATCTGCTTCAGCTCGTCTCACCAAATATTAATGTCGCTTTGACAAAGAAAGGCATCACCAATGTGGATACATATGATCCTTCATTTATGGAAGAAAAAATGGGCATACGACCGGATCAGGTGATTGATTTGAAAGCATTGATGGGAGATAGCTCTGATAATATTCCAGGGGTGCCAGGAGTAGGGGAAAAAACAGCTGTAAAATTATTGAAGCAATTTGATACACTGGAACACGTATTTGAAAACCTTGGTGAAATAAGCGGAAAGAAATTAAAGGAAAAGCTTGAAAACCATAAGGAAGACGCATTTATGAGCAGAAAACTGGTAACTATCGAGCGGAACGCTCCTATTGAAATTGGGCTGAAGGAGCTTGCGTTTCCAAGTTATGAAAGTCATAAAGTCAGTCAGGTCTTTAAAGAGCTGGGCTTTCAGTCATTGCTCGGCAGAATAGCTGGCGACAAGGCAGAGAGCGATTCTGATAAGGATTGGGAAGCGGTTGATTACGAAATCGTAGATGAATGGAACAACGACATGTTCACCGGTAAAGAGGCTCTCATTGTGGAAATGCTTCAGGAAAATTATCATGTCGCACCTGTAGAAGCCATTGCTGTCGTTAACGAGAAAAAGAAATATATTCTGCCGTTGGAACAGGCATTAAATTCAGACATGTTCAAGGATTGGGCAGAGGATCCTGATCAGGAAAAATGGGTATTTGATGCGAAAAAGACACTGGTTGCTTTATTGCGTTATGGTATTCATATCAAAGGAATCAGTTTCGATTTGCTGCTTGCTTCCTATTTAATTAATCCTTCTGAAAACAATCACGACATTCCTGCGATCAGCCATCGCCTGGGAGAAACAGAAGTAAAGTATGACGAGGAAGTGTATGGCAAAGGTGCTAAAATGAAGTGTCCTGATGACGAAGAAGTTCTTCATGAACACGTCGTTCGAAAAGCTGGTCTTTTATATAAGTGTAAGAATCAAATTGAAGAAAAACTCAAAGAAAATGCCCAATATGAATTGTACAAAGATTTGGAAATGCCTCTTGCTCTTATTTTGGGACGGATGGAGCATGAAGGGGTCCAGGTGGACGTAGAGCGATTGAAGGAAATGGAAAGTGAGCTTGAAGGGCGTCTTCAGGCAATAAAGAGAGAAATCTTTGAGCTCGCTGGTGAGACTTTTAATTTAAACTCACCTAAGCAGCTGGGACCTATTCTTTTTGAAAAACTCGACCTCCCAGTGATCAAGAAGACAAAGACTGGCTATTCCACTTCAGCTGATGTGCTGGAACAATTGGAGGACCAACACGAAATTATTCCGAAAATATTATTGTACAGACAGCTGGGCAAGCTTCAATCTACTTACATTGAGGGACTGTTAAAAGTAGTTAAAAAGGATACAAACAAAATTCATACACGGTTTAATCAGGCGCTTACTCAGACAGGAAGACTTAGCTCGATTGACCCGAATCTTCAAAACATCCCGATCAGACTTGAAGAAGGCAGAAAAATACGGCAGGCCTTCATTCCTTCAAAAGAAGGATGGGTGATGTTTTCAAGTGACTACTCCCAAATTGAACTTAGAGTACTTGCCCATATGGCTGAAGACGAAAAGCTTATTGCCGCATTTAGGGAAGGTCAGGACATTCACACGCAAACGGCTAGTGAGGTTTTTGGGGTGAGTGGGGAAGAAGTAACAAGTGAGATGAGGCGACAAGCAAAGGCCGTGAACTTTGGAATTGTGTATGGAATTAGTGATTATGGTTTATCGCAAAGTTTAGGCATTACGCGAAAAGAAGCTCAAGCTTATATTGATCGTTATTTTGCGAGCTATCCTGGTGTAAAGAATTATATGGATGAAACAGTTGCCCAAGCTAAACAATCAGGCTATGTCACTACATTCATGAACCGGCGCAGGTATTTACCTGATATGAATAGTCGTAATTTTAATAAGCGAAACGCCGCAGTACGGACGGCTATGAACACACCTATCCAGGGGAGTGCAGCTGATATTATAAAGAAAGCGATGATCGATTTAGAACAACGGCTGAAAGAAGAAAATCTTAAGTCGACCATGCTTTTACAAGTACATGACGAATTGATTCTAGAAGCTCCAGAAAATGAAATTGAACAATTGAAGGAAATGGTTGCTTCCGTCATGGAGCACACCGTCGATTTAAGTGTTCCTTTAAAAGTGGATTATTCCTATGGAGCGACCTGGTACGATGCAAAGTAAGGAGATAGGACAACATGCCGGAATTACCTGAAGTAGAAACGGTTAGAAAAACGTTAAAGCAGTTAGTTATTAATAAAACCATAGACCAAATTACCGTCCATTGGGGAAACATCATTAAACGGCCTAAGGACCCGATGGACTTCACGCGGGCACTTCATGGGCAGACTATAAGAGACATGAAAAGAAAAGGGAAATTTTTATTGTTTGAATTAGACGACCTTACTCTAGTTTCCCACCTGAGAATGGAGGGGAAATACAGTGTTCAGGACAGCACCACTGAACCGTTGAAGCATACTCATGTGATCTTTCATTTCACTGATGGTACAGAGCTCCGGTATCAGGATGTAAGAAAGTTTGGGACCATGCATATCTTTGAAAAAGGGAAAGAAGGCGAAAGCAAGCCGCTTTCTCTGCTTGGGCCAGATCCTTTTGATGAAGCATTTACACTGGATTACTTTTACCGCAAACTTCAAAAAACTTCAAGAAATATAAAAGCCGTACTATTGGACCAGTCCGTTATTGCAGGACTCGGAAACATCTATGTCGATGAAGCACTGTATCGTGCAAAGATTCATCCGGAACGAATAGCTAAAGAACTTACAAAACAAGAAGCAGAGTCGATACGGCAGTCTAGCATCCATACGATTACGGATGCTGTTGCACAAGGAGGGACTACCATACGTTCCTACTTAAATGGACAGGGGCAAATGGGAATGTTTCAGCAGAAACTCATGGTGTATGGGAAGGAGCATTCTCTTTGTCAGGAGTGTGGCACTCCCATCATAAAACTAAAGGTAAGCGGAAGAGGAACGCACGTTTGTTTAACTTGTCAGCGATGACACCAATTCTCCCCAGCGGCATACACTAACTCACAGTTAATGTGAGGAGTGAAATCAGATGGGGATTGCTGTGTTTACGTTTTTGTTTGTCATCGCATTAAGCCTCGACAGCTTTGGAATAGGCTGTATTATTGGAATGAAGAATATCGGGGTGACATGGAAAGGGATCATTGGGATTGGCATGGTCTCCGGCAGCTGTTTTCTACTCTCCTCTTATGCTGGACGTCTTCTCCTTCCATTTTTAACAGAGCAGGCAGCGAACCGAATTGGGGCCGTATTATTGATCGCCATCGGCTGCTTTTACTTGTGGCAGCATTTTCGTAAAGAAAAACCATCCCCAGGTAAAAAGAAACCTTGGACACAGCCAGCCCGGGTATTTCAAAATCCGGTCGAAGCAGATATGGACCAATCAGGAGGAATTCGTGGGAAAGAAGTGTTAGTTCTTGGAGCAGCACTTTCCCTGGATTCCTTTGGAGCTGGTATTAGTGGAGCACTCATCGGCATTTCCCCTTTGCTTACTGCGGGATTGATTGCCGCTGCGACATGTATTATGTTAGCTGGTGGACTGATCTGTGGTGCGAAACTGAATGAAAAAATTGACAGCTTATCTCTATTTCCAGCTATTCTTTTAATCATCATTGCCATCATAAAATTAACTTAGTAAGGAGGGGTATGATGTCGGTTGTCATCGGTTTAACTGGTAGTATTGCCAGTGGAAAAAGCACCATATCGAAGATGTTTAAGGATTTCAATATCCCTGTTATAGACGCAGACATTATTTCCCGTGAAGTAGTGGAGCCAGGAAAACCTGCCTATAGGAAAATCGTAGAAACTTTTGGTGAAACAATCTTAAATGCAGAACGTACCCTTGATCGTAAACGGTTAGGCAGTATAATATTTAATGATTATGAAAAACGGAAACAATTAAATGAAATTGTTCATCCTGAAGTAAGAAAACAAATGACAGACCAGCGTGACGAATTAAAAAAGCAGCATAAAGCCGTTGTGCTTGATATTCCTCTTCTATTCGAAAGCGGGCTTCAACATTTTGTGGATCAGGTATTACTTGTATATGTTGATAAAGAAACACAGGTAAAGAGGTTAATGGAAAGAGATCAATCTTCTTTAGAAGAAGCTGAGCAAAGAATAAAGGCGCAAATGTCTTTGGATGAAAAAGCCGGCCTTGCTGATGCTGTCATTGATAATAATGGACCTGTAGATGCAAGCTTTCGGCAGTTAAAACAAATACTTAGAAATTGGGACGTTATCCAATAAGTACGTCAAAGCCTGGGCTTTGGCGTATTTTTGTGCCCTTTA
This Halobacillus salinarum DNA region includes the following protein-coding sequences:
- the polA gene encoding DNA polymerase I; amino-acid sequence: MAEKLVLIDGNSIAYRAFFALPLLNNDKGVYTNAVYGFTTILLKVLEEDNPDHILVAFDAGKTTFRHATYKEYKGGRQKTPPELSEQFPVLKEVLDAFSVPHYQLEQYEADDIIGTLATKADDEGYEVKVISGDKDLLQLVSPNINVALTKKGITNVDTYDPSFMEEKMGIRPDQVIDLKALMGDSSDNIPGVPGVGEKTAVKLLKQFDTLEHVFENLGEISGKKLKEKLENHKEDAFMSRKLVTIERNAPIEIGLKELAFPSYESHKVSQVFKELGFQSLLGRIAGDKAESDSDKDWEAVDYEIVDEWNNDMFTGKEALIVEMLQENYHVAPVEAIAVVNEKKKYILPLEQALNSDMFKDWAEDPDQEKWVFDAKKTLVALLRYGIHIKGISFDLLLASYLINPSENNHDIPAISHRLGETEVKYDEEVYGKGAKMKCPDDEEVLHEHVVRKAGLLYKCKNQIEEKLKENAQYELYKDLEMPLALILGRMEHEGVQVDVERLKEMESELEGRLQAIKREIFELAGETFNLNSPKQLGPILFEKLDLPVIKKTKTGYSTSADVLEQLEDQHEIIPKILLYRQLGKLQSTYIEGLLKVVKKDTNKIHTRFNQALTQTGRLSSIDPNLQNIPIRLEEGRKIRQAFIPSKEGWVMFSSDYSQIELRVLAHMAEDEKLIAAFREGQDIHTQTASEVFGVSGEEVTSEMRRQAKAVNFGIVYGISDYGLSQSLGITRKEAQAYIDRYFASYPGVKNYMDETVAQAKQSGYVTTFMNRRRYLPDMNSRNFNKRNAAVRTAMNTPIQGSAADIIKKAMIDLEQRLKEENLKSTMLLQVHDELILEAPENEIEQLKEMVASVMEHTVDLSVPLKVDYSYGATWYDAK
- the coaE gene encoding dephospho-CoA kinase (Dephospho-CoA kinase (CoaE) performs the final step in coenzyme A biosynthesis.); the encoded protein is MSVVIGLTGSIASGKSTISKMFKDFNIPVIDADIISREVVEPGKPAYRKIVETFGETILNAERTLDRKRLGSIIFNDYEKRKQLNEIVHPEVRKQMTDQRDELKKQHKAVVLDIPLLFESGLQHFVDQVLLVYVDKETQVKRLMERDQSSLEEAEQRIKAQMSLDEKAGLADAVIDNNGPVDASFRQLKQILRNWDVIQ
- the mutM gene encoding DNA-formamidopyrimidine glycosylase; amino-acid sequence: MPELPEVETVRKTLKQLVINKTIDQITVHWGNIIKRPKDPMDFTRALHGQTIRDMKRKGKFLLFELDDLTLVSHLRMEGKYSVQDSTTEPLKHTHVIFHFTDGTELRYQDVRKFGTMHIFEKGKEGESKPLSLLGPDPFDEAFTLDYFYRKLQKTSRNIKAVLLDQSVIAGLGNIYVDEALYRAKIHPERIAKELTKQEAESIRQSSIHTITDAVAQGGTTIRSYLNGQGQMGMFQQKLMVYGKEHSLCQECGTPIIKLKVSGRGTHVCLTCQR
- a CDS encoding manganese efflux pump, giving the protein MGIAVFTFLFVIALSLDSFGIGCIIGMKNIGVTWKGIIGIGMVSGSCFLLSSYAGRLLLPFLTEQAANRIGAVLLIAIGCFYLWQHFRKEKPSPGKKKPWTQPARVFQNPVEADMDQSGGIRGKEVLVLGAALSLDSFGAGISGALIGISPLLTAGLIAAATCIMLAGGLICGAKLNEKIDSLSLFPAILLIIIAIIKLT